Proteins encoded in a region of the Manduca sexta isolate Smith_Timp_Sample1 chromosome 9, JHU_Msex_v1.0, whole genome shotgun sequence genome:
- the LOC115455708 gene encoding uncharacterized protein LOC115455708 — protein MPPGRSKVLRHQARKMVYDVLTFMKKEAEDGPQFDLKAVQKRTAAATGVSERTVRRIATLAVNDPFNPESSTGSVFRTPGKKRVGRRNITGLDCFNRGIIKRLIQNFHNTGNGLPTIKNLLKKLKEEKVFKGSPTSLRRIIKDLGFKWRKTDDNKKLILEDVYTRYKRIDYLRKITKYREEGRPIVYTDEFSIDSSKSTSDSSTPGLRGSLSKPQRIIIVHAASDAGFICNALLIFKAGTKLGDLHTKMNYEAYETWIRTQLLPNLPVKSVVVLDNAPYHNKAEDGAPTSNAKRSVMEAWLQRNNITFNATMLKPDLYKLISINKGKNKKYNIDKILNEHNHTVLRIPPYHPDLNPLEIAWGAIQEYVSKKDVPWTIANVIQLVEERIKVMDGLEWLALCNKVRSIEAEYKKIDEIIDKLTDAHTVRVSDDESETEDDDSDSEELEESSSEEELDLSSFFMDGDLFFDI, from the coding sequence ATGCCTCCTGGGCGATCCAAGGTGTTGCGCCACCAGGCGCGGAAAATGGTGTACGACGTTCTAACGTTTATGAAGAAGGAAGCGGAAGACGGTCCGCAATTCGACTTGAAAGCGGTTCAAAAACGTACCGCAGCGGCCACAGGCGTCTCGGAAAGAACAGTGAGAAGAATCGCCACATTGGCCGTCAATGACCCATTTAACCCAGAATCCAGTACCGGTTCAGTATTCCGTACCCCTGGCAAAAAAAGAGTGGGGAGAAGGAATATCACGGGACTTGACTGTTTCAATCGAGGCATCATTAAGAGATTGATACAAAACTTTCATAACACGGGTAACGGATTGCCAACCATTAAGAATCTCctaaaaaagttaaaagaagaaaaagtttttaaagGGTCCCCTACAAGTCTGAGGCGAATAATAAAAGACCTCGGATTTAAATGGAGGAAGACTGACGATAATAAGAAACTGATACTGGAAGACGTGTATACCCGTTATAAACGTATTGATTATCTgcgaaaaataacaaaatatcgcGAAGAAGGAAGACCCATAGTCTATACAGACGAGTTCTCTATTGATTCTTCGAAGAGCACCAGCGATAGTAGCACACCGGGGCTCAGGGGAAGTCTGTCTAAACCGCAACGGATCATCATTGTACACGCTGCCTCTGATGCAGGCTTTATATGCAATGCCCTTTTGATATTTAAAGCAGGTACGAAATTAGGCGACTTACACACTAAAATGAATTATGAAGCCTACGAAACGTGGATTCGCACACAACTTTTACCTAATCTCCCAGTAAAATCAGTAGTGGTGCTAGACAACGCTCCGTACCACAACAAGGCTGAAGACGGAGCGCCGACGTCAAATGCAAAGAGATCTGTAATGGAAGCGTGGCTTCAACGAAACAATATCACATTTAATGCTACAATGCTAAAGCCGGATTTGTATAAActaattagtataaataaaggaaaaaataaaaaatacaacatagacAAAATACTGAATGAACATAACCACACTGTACTGCGTATTCCGCCCTACCACCCGGATTTAAACCCTCTAGAAATAGCTTGGGGGGCGATCCAAGAATACGTGTCGAAAAAAGATGTACCGTGGACAATTGCTAATGTCATACAACTAGTTGAAGAGAGGATAAAGGTAATGGATGGGCTGGAATGGCTTGCTTTATGTAATAAAGTTAGAAGCATCGAGGCAGAATACAAGAAAATCGATGAGATAATCGATAAGTTAACCGATGCGCATACAGTACGTGTTAGTGACGACGAGTCTGAGACCGAGGATGACGACTCAGATAGTGAGGAATTAGAGGAGAGTTCGTCAGAAGAAGAACTAGACTTGAGTTCATTCTTCATGGACGGCGACCTGTTTTTTGACATTTAA